One stretch of Malus domestica chromosome 14, GDT2T_hap1 DNA includes these proteins:
- the LOC114821118 gene encoding uncharacterized protein isoform X2: MEEDGGEPPQLPRPTSSKAPISVPRLDPQYACPESTVDPSEDDRTDSKPTLLNQTELFRALEVVERDSLAIADSFTSLFASLRLALSEVTSNSADHMHCFGEAAGRLQESVLDAATKGNRYINSCLRLNEEMKSAGSLALQLYP, from the exons ATGGAGGAAGACGGAGGAGAACCACCTCAACTGCCCCGTCCGACGAGCTCCAAAGCTCCAATCTCAGTGCCACGCCTCGATCCGCAGTACGCTTGTCCTGAATCCACAGTCGACCCCAGTGAGGACGATCGCACCGATTCGAAACCCACCTTGCTGAACCAGACCGAGTTATTCCGAGCTCTCGAAGTGGTCGAGAGAGACTCCCTGGCCATCGCCGATAGCTTCACGTCCCTCTTCGCCTCCCTCCGCCTGGCCCTCTCAGAG GTTACTAGCAACTCAGCTGATCACATGCATTGCTTTGGTGAAGCTGCTGGCCGCCTTCAAGAATCTG ttcTTGATGCTGCTACCAAGGGAAACCGGTATATAAACTCATGTCTCAG ATTAAACGAAGAAATGAAGAGCGCTGGCAGTCTAGCCTTGCAGCTGTATCCTTAA
- the LOC114821118 gene encoding uncharacterized protein isoform X1, producing MEEDGGEPPQLPRPTSSKAPISVPRLDPQYACPESTVDPSEDDRTDSKPTLLNQTELFRALEVVERDSLAIADSFTSLFASLRLALSEVTSNSADHMHCFGEAAGRLQESVLDAATKGNRYINSCLRLNEEMKSAGSLALQLKILRRNVDALDSGVNKLLRLP from the exons ATGGAGGAAGACGGAGGAGAACCACCTCAACTGCCCCGTCCGACGAGCTCCAAAGCTCCAATCTCAGTGCCACGCCTCGATCCGCAGTACGCTTGTCCTGAATCCACAGTCGACCCCAGTGAGGACGATCGCACCGATTCGAAACCCACCTTGCTGAACCAGACCGAGTTATTCCGAGCTCTCGAAGTGGTCGAGAGAGACTCCCTGGCCATCGCCGATAGCTTCACGTCCCTCTTCGCCTCCCTCCGCCTGGCCCTCTCAGAG GTTACTAGCAACTCAGCTGATCACATGCATTGCTTTGGTGAAGCTGCTGGCCGCCTTCAAGAATCTG ttcTTGATGCTGCTACCAAGGGAAACCGGTATATAAACTCATGTCTCAG ATTAAACGAAGAAATGAAGAGCGCTGGCAGTCTAGCCTTGCAGCT AAAAATCTTGAGGAGAAATGTTGACGCTCTCGACTCAGGGGTGAACAAGCTCCTTCGCCTTCCATGA